One stretch of Nicotiana tabacum cultivar K326 chromosome 18, ASM71507v2, whole genome shotgun sequence DNA includes these proteins:
- the LOC142173014 gene encoding uncharacterized protein LOC142173014, whose protein sequence is MVMSKIAYGWNMITNYEHAVNGRVWIIWDDQMYDVLPITKQDQFIHCQVTWKHNGMQCYLNMVYGQNTVEQRKNLWQYLQRIAQTTTGPWIIGGDFNALLTPQDRLSKVSMTNADIRDFSELYHNICLTELPWRGDYFKWTNKQQGDARVWICIDRLLGNDVWMMNYAHIVIGFVNVWANHASFQSMVAKGWRKNKASEKIKNIWFKLKELKSQFRHLNTTEFKGVTEKIEQARIALSQITEIQAPSGFTITEPTTIREENVQFYKSLMRSMANKLPAVNMMVMKNGKILTHQQQIELCAEVTDHEIYDGLKGIGSDKAPGIDGYNAEFFKRAWPVIREEVYVAVKDFFHTGVMYLAINCTTITLLPKILNPVTIKDFRPIACCTVLYKLISKVIAGRLKRIMPYIISEAQSGFIPGRKIADNIILAHELVKA, encoded by the exons ATGGTGATGAGTAAAATTGCCTATGGATGGAACATGATTACTAATTATGAGCATGCAGTGAATGGTAGGGTGTGGATTATATGGGATGATCAAATGTATGACGTGCTTCCAATTACAAAACAAGATCAATTTATCCATTGCCAAGTTACATGGAAACATAATGGAATGCAATGTTATCTCAATATGGTGTATGGGCAAAATACAGTTGAACAGAGGAAGAACCTATGGCAATATCTTCAAAGAATAGCACAAACAACTACAGGACCATGGATAATTGGGGGAGATTTTAATGCACTACTTACTCCTCAAGACAGATTGTCTAAGGTGTCTATGACCAATGCTGACATTAGAGATTTCTCAGAACTATACCACAACATCTGTCTTACAGAGCTTCCTTGGAGAGGGGACTATTTCAAATGGACTAATAAACAACAAGGTGATGCCAGAGTGTGGATTTGCATAGATAGACTATTGGGAAATGATGTCTGGATGATGAATTATGCCCATATAGTCATAGG TTTCGTCAATGTTTGGGCAAATCATGCATCTTTTCAGTCGATGGTAGCAAAAGGGTGGAGAAAGAACAAAGCATCAGAGAAAATAAAAAACATCTGGTTCAAACTTAAAGAGCTTAAAAGTCAGTTTAGGCACCTAAATACAACAGAATTCAAAGGAGTAACAGAGAAGATAGAACAAGCTCGGATAGCACTCTCTCAA ATCACTGAAATACAAGCACCATCAGGCTTTACTATTACAGAACCAACAACTATTAGGGAGGAGAATGTACAATTCTATAAGAGTCTGATGAGGTCTATGGCTAACAAGCTACCTGCTGTCAATATGATGGTTATGAAGAATGGAAAAATTCTAACACATCAACAACAAATAGAGTTATGTGCAGAAGTGACTGACCATGAGATATATGATGGGTTGAAAGGTATTGGAAGTGACAAAGCACCTGGAATAGATGGCTATAATGCAGAATTTTTCAAGAGAGCTTGGCCAGTGATCAGAGAGGAAGTATATGTAGCAGTGAAAGACTTCTTTCACACAGGTGTAATGTATCTAGCTATCAACTGCACCACTATAACCTTGTTGCCTAAGATCCTCAATCCTGTGACAATCAAGGATTTCAGGCCCATTGCTTGTTGCACTGTATTGTACAAGCTGATATCTAAGGTCATTGCTGGAAGATTGAAAAGGATAATGCCGTACATCATATCTGAAGCTCAATCAGGATTTATCCCAGGGAGAAAAATAGCAGATAACATCATACTAGCCCATGAACTTGTCAAAGCATAA
- the LOC142173015 gene encoding uncharacterized protein LOC142173015 yields MIYSCLPGVTLVLSKLYIRQFSVAFGLQANLTKSFIYFGGVEKTEQMRILQIISYSLGELPFKYLGIPLDTKYLTILRWQPLVERIVARVSSWTARKLSYARRVELVQTVLFGIQSYWAQLFIIPAKVMKLAAITKTYWDLAHKKDKASIRWIHAYYIKGKNILDIAIPQHASWMVRKILDARKNAQQIPSLNQQKNFIKQIYLGLMGNHNKVKWRRLLFHNDARPREIFSMWLQCHERLLIVDRLAKWESK; encoded by the exons ATGATCTACTCATGTTTGCCAGGGGTGACACTAGTTCTGTCCAAGCTCTACATCAGGCAATTCTCTGTTGCTTTTGGTTTACAAGCTAATCTAACCAAGAGTTTTATCTACTTTGGAGGAGTGGAAAAAACAGAACAAATGAGGATACTGCAGATTATAAGCTATTCACTAGGGGAGCTACCTTTCAAATACTTGGGGATTCCATTAGACACAAAATATTTAACTATTCTTCGATGGCAACCTTTGGTAGAGAGAATTGTAGCAAGAGTGTCTTCATGGACTGCTAGGAAACTATCTTATGCTCGCAGAGTGGAGCTAGTGCAGACTGTATTATTTGGCATCCAATCTTACTGGGCACAACTGTTCATCATACCAGCAAAGGTTATGAAGCTG GCAGCAATTACTAAAACATACTGGGACCTGGCTCATAAGAAGGATAAAGCTTCGATAAGATGGATCCATGCATACTACATCAAAGGGAAAAACATACTTGACATAGCTATTCCACAACATGCAAGTTGGATGGTGAGGAAGATTCTGGATGCTAGAAAAAATGCACAGCAAATACCTTCCCTAAACCAACAGAAAAACTTCATTAAGCAGATTTACTTAGGTCTTATGGGGAATCATAACAAAGTAAAATGGAGAAGATTGCTATTCCATAATGATGCTAGACCTAGAGAAATATTTTCAATGTGGCTCCAATGTCATGAAAGACTGTTAATTGTGGATCGATTAGCCAAATGGGAATCCAAGTGA